The Gemmatimonadota bacterium DH-78 region GAAGCGGTCCTCGTCTTCGCCGTTGAAGGTGAGTGAGAGCCCCCCGTGCAGCGAGGTGTTCGCATCGAGCGGGTGCGAGGCTCCGAGACCGGCCGTGACGGACATCGCCTGCGAGACGATGTCTTCGTCTCCGGTCGGGAGCTCGACCGATACCCCGGCCGCGAACCGCGTGGGGCTGTCGGGATTCAGCGCCAGCTTGCCCACCAGCGTGAGGTTGCCGAGCCCGCTGAAGGTCTCCGACTGGCCCCCCGCCGAGAACTCGGTCGACACGTACGGGTTGAGCACCGCGCCCACCATCGCCCGCTCTCCGGCCGCCACGAAGACGCCCGTGGAGAGGTTGGACTGCGCGACGTCGCCGTCGACCGACCCGCCGAAGCCGTCGAAGAAGGTGGTGCCGGTGTTCGTGACCACCCCGAAGGCGCCGGCCGACCATCCCTGGTCGAGCACCAGCCCGCTCTCGCTGAACACCGGTGCGCCGGCGAGGGCGTACTCGCCGCTCGATCCGGCCGTGGCCGCCGCCACCGCGAGCGCCCCGATCTGCGCGGAGGCGGGTGCCGCCCCGAGGGCGACCCCGCTCAGGAGAGCGAGGCCGACCCCGGCGAGGCGGCGGGTGGGCGTCATGCCTCCACCTCGAAGATCGAGTCGCCGATCTTCACCCGGTCGCCCGAGGCGAGGGAGGCTTCCTGGATGGCGCGGTCGTTCACGTAGGTCGGGTTGGTGCCCGACAGGTTCTTGATCGACAGCCCCGATCCGGTGCGGCGCACCACGGCGTGCTCCCGCGAGACGCTCGCCTCGCTCAACACGATCTGACAGGCCGCCGGGTCGCGTCCGATGCGCACGCCGTCCGGGCCCACCTCGAACCGGTTCCCCTGCAGCGGCCCTCCGCTCACCCGCAGGTGGGCGGCGCCGGTGTTCATCGCCACCGTGGCCGCCGGGGCCCCGGAGGTGCGCGTGGCCGCACCCGCACCCACCGCCGCCGTCGCCGCCGCGGGCTGACGGCGCATCAGCAGTCCCGCACCGAGCAGCACCGCGCCGAGCGCCATCACCCCGAGGAGCCAGCCCGGGAGTCCCCCTTCATCCGCGGCCGGAGGCGCGGCCTGTTGCACTGCCGGAGTCGCCGGGTCGTCGCCCATCAGCGGGGGCTCCGCCGCGCCGTCCTCGCGGGCCGTCATCGCCATCCGGCGCAGGTTCATCGCGTCGGGCAGGTTGGGCATCAGCC contains the following coding sequences:
- a CDS encoding transporter translates to MTPTRRLAGVGLALLSGVALGAAPASAQIGALAVAAATAGSSGEYALAGAPVFSESGLVLDQGWSAGAFGVVTNTGTTFFDGFGGSVDGDVAQSNLSTGVFVAAGERAMVGAVLNPYVSTEFSAGGQSETFSGLGNLTLVGKLALNPDSPTRFAAGVSVELPTGDEDIVSQAMSVTAGLGASHPLDANTSLHGGLSLTFNGEDEDRFIESSTAIGFNGAVVRQLNPKTWLSGELLGSSVEGAWQVLLAPGLRFRAGERVFIDAGLAFGALSSDDAFPIDYGLAVGATLIPAR